In the Pieris napi chromosome 19, ilPieNapi1.2, whole genome shotgun sequence genome, one interval contains:
- the LOC125059347 gene encoding carboxypeptidase Q-like isoform X1, with product MIRYSNKKDSTFITISQYLWGSGEMYSVGCFLILFIITISEAKSLPKTSDKCRVLLGDDLINEISSYQNIKEDIFKYVMEGEFKSKTYDELEKFVDMFGSRMSGSQVLEDSIDYMIKLTQDEDLTDIVTEELEVPHWVREQEKITMLEPRSKNIAVLGLGRSVSTPPEGVTSDVVVFSSFEEFDDAPIEYVEGKIVLFNAIYTTYGETSSYRTQGAARAAEKGAVASLVRSITPFSINSPHTGSQYYSENVTKIPTAAITLEDADLINRFYNRGEKVVLNIKMQSSFETKTSRNTLIDLKGTKNPEKLVIVSGHIDSWDVGQGAMDDGGGLFVSWAAPIILKRLNLRPKRTVRAIFWTAEELGLIGAYAYAEKHKNESHNINFIMESDEGTFAPRGLSVAGTQEARCIIAEILKLFESINASTLVETNSPGSDITVIVKDGVPGASLHNANENYFWFHHTEGDTMNVENPEELDLCTAFWTAVAYIIADISVDIPR from the exons ATGATAAGATACAGCAACAAAAAGGACTCGACTTTTATCACGATATCACAATATCTTTGGGGCAGCGGCGAAATGTATTCCGTCGGTTGCTTCCTTATACtctttattataactataagtGAGGCAAAATCCCTACCGAAAACTTCTGATAAATGTCGGGTTCTTTTGGGCGATGATTTAATAAACGAGATATCATCTTACCAAAATATAAAGGAAGATATATTCAAATATGTTATGGAAGGAGagtttaaaagtaaaacttaTGATGA actCGAGAAATTTGTCGACATGTTTGGATCTCGGATGTCGGGGTCGCAGGTGTTGGAAGATTCTATTGACTATATGATCAAGCTGACTCAGGATGAGGATTTGACTGATATAGTTACTGAGGAGCTGGAG GTTCCACATTGGGTTAGAGAACAAGAAAAAATTACTATGTTGGAACCAAGGTCGAAGAATATTGCAGTATTAGGTCTTGGTAGAAGCGTAAGCACTCCACCCGAAGGTGTAACATCCGACGTTGTCGTATTTTCCAGCTTTGAAGAGTTTGATGATGCTCCTATTGAGTATGTTGAAGGAAAAATAGTTCTGTTTAATGCAATCTATACCACATATGGCGAAACATCTTCATACAGAACGCAAGGAGCTGCAAGAGCAGCTGAAAAGGGAGCTGTTGCATCATTAGTTAGATCGATAACCCCATTTTCCATTAATTCACCTCACACTGGTTCACAGTACTATTCTGAAAATGTCACCAAAATCCCTACAGCAGCCATTACGTTAGAAGACGCAGATTTGATAAATAGATTCTATAACAGAGGCGAGAAAGTTGTActcaatataaaaatgcaaAGCTCCTTTGAGACTAAAACATCTCGGAATACTCTTATAGACTTAAAAGGAACTAAGAACCCAGAAAAGCTTGTAATTGTTTCGGGTCACATTGATAGTTGGGATGTAGGCCAGGGCGCCATGGATGACGGTGGTGGCCTTTTTGTAAGTTGGGCTGCTCCTATCATTTTGAAAAGGCTAAATTTAAGACCAAAAAGAACTGTTAGAGCCATATTTTGGACAGCTGAAGAGTTGGGATTAATAGGTGCTTATGCCTATGCCGAGAAACACAAAAACGAAAGCCacaatataaactttattatggAGTCTGATGAAGGAACATTTGCGCCACGAGGGCTTTCTGTAGCTGGAACTCAAGAGGCTCGTTGCATTATtgctgaaattttaaaattatttgaatctATAAATGCTTCTACTCTCGTTGAAACTAACAGTCCTGGGTCTGATATAACTGTGATAGTAAAAGATGGTGTCCCAGGAGCCAGTCTCCACAATGCAAATGAAAACTACTTTTGGTTTCATCATACGGAAGGCGATACAATGAATGTCGAAAACCCTGAAGAACTTGATTTATGTACGGCTTTTTGGACTGCGGTTGCGTACATTATAGCTGATATTTCTGTTGATATACctcgataa